In the Halodesulfovibrio sp. genome, one interval contains:
- the trsM gene encoding DVU_1556 family methyltransferase, producing MSTPLWQHPLMATLEDGALRPGGLSLTQHTYNKLDITPSTQILDAGCGIGATSKFIQKSYHASVVGIDISHTNVQQTQARGVAALQGTIAQLPFRDATFHIVNCDCVLSLCDSLPAVLSEFSRVLRPSGILLFSDLYYRKQPHTSADASHAGCASSPLQLEAVSAALTAANFAHITSSDHTKELKELTAKLIFSGIKSCCAGNSAQQTTSYDKNIGYIQVVATKKE from the coding sequence ATGAGCACTCCCCTCTGGCAGCATCCTCTTATGGCAACCCTTGAGGACGGTGCACTACGTCCGGGGGGGCTTAGTCTTACCCAACACACATACAACAAGCTGGATATCACACCTTCCACACAAATTCTGGATGCAGGCTGCGGCATAGGCGCCACGAGTAAATTTATTCAAAAAAGTTACCATGCCTCAGTTGTTGGAATAGACATTTCACATACCAATGTTCAGCAAACCCAAGCGCGTGGTGTTGCTGCTTTGCAAGGCACAATTGCACAACTCCCTTTCCGCGATGCAACATTCCATATTGTTAACTGCGATTGTGTGCTGTCTCTTTGCGATTCTTTACCAGCAGTCCTTTCTGAATTTTCACGGGTGCTCCGCCCTAGTGGTATTCTTCTATTCTCAGACCTCTATTACCGGAAGCAGCCCCATACTTCAGCAGATGCATCCCACGCAGGTTGCGCTAGCTCACCACTCCAGCTTGAAGCAGTATCAGCTGCCCTTACAGCAGCTAACTTTGCTCACATAACCAGCTCAGACCACACCAAAGAACTTAAAGAACTTACCGCAAAACTTATTTTTTCCGGCATCAAATCATGTTGCGCTGGAAATTCTGCACAGCAAACCACATCATACGACAAAAACATCGGCTATATCCAAGTAGTAGCGACAAAAAAGGAGTAA
- a CDS encoding DVU_1555 family C-GCAxxG-C-C protein codes for MLSDIQLQLLQWAGKGYCCSQIMVGVALEFSGIENPQLLRAAEGLCSGMSNCSGTCGLLTGGSLLLGLYAGHDAETEEKDEKLPVLLESFTDWFTQKTAEEHGGISCGQILGESCDAPVPDASKCGNLLAESFTYIETLLTEYGYDITAIKE; via the coding sequence ATGCTTTCCGACATTCAACTCCAACTACTCCAGTGGGCAGGCAAAGGATATTGTTGCAGCCAAATTATGGTGGGCGTGGCTCTGGAGTTTTCCGGCATTGAAAACCCGCAACTACTGCGGGCTGCTGAAGGGCTATGCAGCGGCATGTCCAACTGTAGCGGAACATGCGGTCTGCTTACAGGAGGCTCACTACTCCTAGGATTATATGCAGGGCATGATGCTGAAACAGAAGAAAAAGATGAAAAACTCCCTGTTCTGCTGGAATCATTCACAGACTGGTTTACCCAAAAAACTGCTGAAGAACACGGCGGCATAAGCTGCGGACAGATTCTTGGCGAAAGCTGTGATGCACCAGTGCCAGATGCAAGCAAATGCGGAAACCTTCTAGCTGAAAGTTTTACCTACATTGAAACCCTGCTCACTGAATATGGATACGACATCACCGCGATAAAAGAGTAG
- the trsS gene encoding radical SAM (seleno)protein TrsS translates to MPDHISHTESVCPECLQRIPAMRVTNGTETRLIKHCPQHGAFSTPVWRSTHMATKFSDWLRPKIPSTPPTISTTVEKGCPFDCGLCAEHRQHSCMALIEVTWKCNLSCPVCFASAENNSNAPTDPTKSEIFQLLESTMQTTGGCNLQFSGGEPTIRDDLPELVAEAKRIGFPFVQINTNGIRAAQESGYAAKLAAAGVDSVFLQFDGLRTSTWQAFRNADLLEIKKKAISAFANANIGIVLVPVISPTINKDEIGDIIRFAINHAPAVRGVHFQPISYFGRYPVAPADAERITLPELAEELERQTEHLVATGDFVPPTCEHALCSFHANYIINDDNSLQLLSVPKNSCNCKPKPAAEGAEKARSFVRSQWAAAEQKQSFKPITELDSFIQKASTRRFAISAMAFQDAWSLDIERLKGCCIHVVAPDGKLVPFCAYNLTASDGTPLYRGV, encoded by the coding sequence ATGCCAGATCATATTTCTCATACAGAAAGTGTATGCCCAGAATGCCTTCAGCGTATTCCAGCAATGCGTGTAACGAATGGAACTGAGACACGCCTTATCAAACACTGCCCTCAGCATGGTGCATTCTCAACGCCGGTTTGGCGTTCCACTCACATGGCAACAAAATTTTCAGATTGGTTACGCCCTAAAATCCCTTCCACACCACCGACCATATCCACAACGGTAGAAAAAGGATGTCCCTTTGACTGCGGATTGTGCGCGGAACACAGACAACATAGCTGTATGGCACTTATCGAAGTGACGTGGAAATGTAACCTTTCTTGTCCAGTTTGTTTTGCCTCTGCTGAAAACAATAGCAACGCACCCACTGACCCTACCAAAAGCGAGATTTTCCAATTGTTGGAATCAACTATGCAAACCACAGGGGGATGTAATCTACAGTTTTCCGGTGGTGAACCAACAATTCGTGATGATCTACCTGAACTTGTAGCAGAGGCAAAACGCATCGGTTTCCCGTTTGTACAAATCAACACCAACGGGATTCGCGCAGCACAAGAATCTGGCTATGCCGCTAAGCTGGCAGCAGCAGGTGTTGATTCCGTATTCTTACAGTTTGACGGGCTACGCACATCAACATGGCAAGCATTCCGTAATGCAGACCTTCTTGAAATCAAGAAAAAAGCCATCAGCGCCTTTGCCAATGCCAACATTGGTATCGTTCTGGTTCCGGTTATTTCACCAACGATTAATAAGGACGAAATTGGAGACATCATCCGGTTTGCTATTAACCATGCGCCAGCTGTCCGCGGTGTGCATTTTCAACCTATCAGCTATTTTGGGCGATATCCCGTAGCACCAGCAGATGCAGAACGCATCACACTGCCGGAGCTTGCTGAAGAACTGGAAAGACAAACCGAACACCTTGTTGCCACAGGGGACTTTGTGCCGCCAACGTGTGAACACGCGCTGTGCTCTTTCCATGCGAACTATATTATCAATGATGATAACTCACTTCAGCTTTTGTCCGTGCCGAAGAACTCATGCAACTGCAAACCAAAACCCGCGGCAGAAGGAGCAGAAAAAGCACGCTCGTTTGTTCGCAGTCAGTGGGCAGCAGCCGAGCAGAAACAATCATTCAAACCAATTACTGAATTAGATTCTTTTATTCAGAAAGCATCAACACGTCGATTTGCCATCTCTGCCATGGCGTTTCAAGATGCGTGGTCACTGGATATCGAAAGACTCAAGGGCTGCTGTATTCATGTAGTCGCACCGGATGGCAAGCTTGTTCCATTCTGCGCATATAACCTGACAGCATCGGATGGAACACCGCTATATCGCGGCGTATAA
- a CDS encoding DVU_1553 family AMP-dependent CoA ligase, producing MPLDAPTYADIFSDATTLGLSAEHIDVWQRKRLAEICHYARANSSFYGKHLRDLNETVFASREAFATLPRTTAEDIREAPFAFLCTSQDDIARVVTLTTSGSTGKPKRIFFTQDEIDETIAFYNHGMQCLAESGDTVLALLPALRPDSVGALLRDGLTQLGATPVLNQDPDDVAQSLSLLKAHAADCVVGTAAHVLALVKLWEHAGNKDTSVKTVLLCWDASSQPVREYIAKTWNCRVHTHWGMTETGLGGAVNCAHGSGMHLRESKMYVEITDPETGAVLPDGERGEMVVTTLTRRGMPLIRYRTGDEAQILTEPCPCGSPLRRLSPYIRRIRQPKNTPDWFKDMPPSAIDGALLSIPNFLAQQARYRVAPNRLEITIDACGTASQLLPACTELLRNFVSPLRNAPEILCLPGKDSEKISIGFAKRIISVE from the coding sequence ATGCCCCTTGATGCTCCCACGTATGCTGATATTTTTTCAGATGCGACAACGCTTGGACTTTCTGCTGAACACATTGATGTCTGGCAACGCAAAAGACTTGCAGAAATTTGCCACTATGCACGAGCAAACAGCAGCTTCTATGGCAAGCATCTGCGTGACCTGAATGAAACTGTATTTGCATCCCGTGAAGCATTTGCCACCTTGCCGCGCACTACTGCTGAAGACATCCGGGAAGCACCGTTCGCATTCTTATGTACTTCACAAGATGACATCGCACGAGTTGTAACGCTCACGACATCAGGCTCGACAGGTAAACCGAAACGAATTTTTTTTACACAAGACGAAATAGACGAAACAATTGCGTTTTATAACCACGGAATGCAGTGTCTTGCAGAATCTGGCGACACTGTTTTAGCACTGCTTCCCGCCCTGCGCCCTGACAGCGTCGGCGCATTATTACGGGATGGATTAACACAGCTAGGTGCAACTCCAGTTCTCAATCAAGACCCTGATGACGTTGCCCAGTCTCTTTCATTACTAAAAGCACACGCTGCCGACTGCGTAGTCGGTACGGCTGCCCATGTTCTTGCATTAGTGAAGCTGTGGGAGCATGCTGGCAATAAAGATACTTCTGTAAAAACAGTCCTCCTGTGCTGGGATGCGAGTTCTCAACCAGTGCGGGAGTATATTGCAAAAACGTGGAACTGTCGGGTGCATACACACTGGGGCATGACAGAAACAGGGCTTGGCGGCGCTGTTAACTGCGCGCACGGCTCAGGTATGCATCTGCGCGAAAGTAAAATGTATGTCGAAATCACTGACCCTGAAACCGGAGCTGTTTTGCCGGATGGCGAACGTGGAGAGATGGTTGTAACGACACTCACACGAAGGGGCATGCCACTTATCCGATACCGTACAGGAGACGAGGCACAAATTCTCACAGAACCTTGCCCATGCGGTTCTCCGCTCCGCAGACTCAGCCCATATATTCGACGTATTCGCCAGCCGAAAAATACTCCTGACTGGTTTAAAGATATGCCGCCATCTGCCATTGACGGCGCATTACTTTCAATACCCAATTTTCTTGCCCAGCAAGCACGATACAGGGTGGCACCTAACAGACTGGAAATTACCATTGATGCGTGTGGCACCGCATCACAGCTTTTACCAGCCTGCACAGAGCTATTACGCAATTTTGTTTCTCCTTTGCGTAATGCTCCAGAAATATTGTGCTTGCCGGGCAAAGACTCTGAAAAAATTTCTATTGGATTCGCAAAACGCATAATCAGCGTAGAGTAA
- a CDS encoding XdhC family aldehyde oxidoreductase maturation factor: protein MHSILIDIVNKLATHNCVLATVISSTGSTPRSSGAHMLVCPQGEFFGTIGGGLIEAEVQETAAAFLEGDAGAASLHSYELDNTKAGAIGMSCGGSLTVLLERLTPAQYTDFLEIEQAVRNGQAVRREAYYMRAEDDWTYTSLKALQELPAHAAALQKIHDASHAQQSEEKPVLLDENSIRYVAETFHPSATVIIAGAGHVAKPTAEIAHIAGFSVIVLDDRNDFANATRFPHAHVKVVDSLDDILSDITVHSDCYVVIVTRGHAHDKSVLKQALTTPAKYIGMIGSKSKRDGLYEKLREEGVTNEAIARCHCPIGLPLGGRTPEEIAVSIMAEIIQVKSRG, encoded by the coding sequence ATGCATTCTATTCTCATCGATATTGTAAACAAACTGGCAACACATAACTGCGTACTCGCCACCGTCATATCCAGCACAGGCTCAACTCCGCGGTCTTCTGGTGCACATATGCTTGTTTGCCCGCAAGGCGAATTTTTTGGAACCATCGGCGGTGGACTTATTGAAGCGGAAGTACAGGAGACAGCAGCTGCATTTCTTGAAGGCGATGCGGGAGCTGCATCACTCCACTCTTACGAGCTGGACAATACAAAAGCCGGAGCCATCGGCATGTCGTGCGGCGGTTCTCTTACTGTTCTGCTGGAGCGTCTTACTCCTGCGCAATACACTGACTTTCTAGAAATCGAACAGGCAGTGCGCAATGGTCAGGCTGTACGGCGCGAAGCATATTACATGCGAGCCGAAGACGACTGGACATACACCTCTCTGAAAGCACTTCAAGAGCTTCCAGCCCATGCTGCTGCGTTACAAAAAATCCATGATGCCAGCCACGCTCAACAATCTGAGGAAAAACCAGTACTATTAGATGAAAATTCCATCCGCTATGTTGCTGAGACCTTTCACCCTTCAGCAACAGTTATCATCGCAGGTGCAGGACACGTTGCAAAGCCAACAGCTGAGATTGCCCACATTGCCGGATTTTCTGTCATCGTACTTGATGACCGCAACGACTTTGCAAACGCTACGCGTTTCCCCCATGCCCATGTCAAAGTTGTCGATTCACTAGACGACATTTTATCTGACATTACAGTCCACAGCGATTGCTATGTTGTTATTGTTACACGCGGGCATGCACACGACAAAAGTGTACTGAAACAAGCACTTACAACACCAGCAAAATACATTGGTATGATCGGCAGCAAAAGCAAGCGCGACGGGCTTTATGAAAAACTTCGCGAAGAAGGTGTTACAAATGAAGCTATCGCCCGATGCCATTGTCCAATAGGGCTGCCGCTTGGTGGACGAACACCTGAAGAAATAGCAGTCAGCATCATGGCGGAAATCATTCAGGTAAAATCTAGAGGGTAG
- a CDS encoding DVU_1551 family NTP transferase, with protein sequence MPKAYAIILAAGYSQRMGQCKAVLPLGEKSALQTLADTFIQAGVTPIVVTGYAKEPVKSECNRLGLQTVHNAQFDSGMYSSVQAGCTALPDDAEIFFVTPVDIPLIRSRTIAALLQYAQTTEALVIHPVLDAGIHTPFPDSILKSRDYRGHPPCLDISIKNDILAYNGDGGLAQLLNRFTESTQYLSVIDSNMMQDMDTPQDYETICHLHAVQSVPSLEECYAIWNAVKLPEAIRRHSIAVTDIARIMLKGIPAATQLFSQTVIAGAMLHDIAKGQAKHASAGAKLIAELGFPALAECIANHSHMTAQKGAITEAELVFLADKFVTGTTRCTLEHRYQQKMAMFADSPEAVTAIRQKLLEAQAILAKVETVTCADYNTLLADEGEH encoded by the coding sequence ATGCCAAAAGCATATGCAATCATTCTGGCAGCGGGTTACAGCCAGCGTATGGGGCAATGCAAAGCAGTACTCCCCCTTGGAGAAAAAAGTGCCCTGCAAACTCTTGCGGATACTTTTATCCAAGCAGGGGTCACACCTATTGTTGTCACTGGCTATGCCAAAGAACCAGTGAAGTCCGAATGCAACAGATTAGGACTACAGACAGTACATAACGCGCAATTTGACAGCGGCATGTATTCGTCTGTTCAAGCAGGGTGCACCGCATTACCAGACGATGCAGAAATATTTTTTGTAACTCCGGTAGATATCCCTCTTATTCGCTCGCGTACTATTGCCGCATTGCTTCAGTATGCTCAAACGACAGAAGCACTGGTAATTCATCCTGTTCTTGATGCCGGAATCCATACACCGTTTCCTGATAGTATCCTCAAATCTAGAGACTATCGGGGACACCCGCCTTGCCTTGATATTTCCATAAAAAATGACATTCTCGCATATAATGGCGATGGTGGGCTTGCACAACTGTTAAATCGATTCACCGAATCAACTCAATACCTTTCAGTTATTGATAGCAACATGATGCAAGATATGGATACCCCACAAGATTATGAAACAATCTGCCATCTACATGCAGTACAAAGCGTTCCTTCCTTAGAAGAATGCTATGCAATATGGAATGCGGTAAAACTGCCAGAAGCTATCCGCAGGCATTCCATTGCAGTCACTGATATTGCACGAATTATGTTGAAAGGTATTCCCGCTGCTACCCAGTTATTTTCCCAAACGGTTATTGCTGGTGCTATGCTGCACGACATAGCTAAGGGACAAGCAAAACATGCTTCTGCGGGTGCAAAACTCATTGCCGAACTGGGGTTCCCAGCCCTTGCGGAGTGCATTGCAAATCATTCGCATATGACTGCCCAGAAAGGTGCAATTACCGAAGCAGAGCTTGTATTTTTGGCAGATAAATTTGTCACTGGAACAACCCGTTGCACTTTAGAACACAGATACCAACAAAAAATGGCAATGTTCGCAGATTCACCAGAAGCTGTTACTGCCATTCGACAAAAGCTCCTTGAGGCACAGGCTATTTTAGCAAAAGTCGAAACCGTAACCTGTGCAGATTACAACACACTGCTTGCAGATGAAGGGGAACACTAG
- a CDS encoding histidine phosphatase family protein — translation MLYLVRHGETVLPKGICIGQTDTPLAKQGIKNITEKTLPNLAALQLESPRLISSPLSRTMQTAQILSNGLNIPVEQEAALKEINMGKWDGLAFSYIKKHYAAEYEQRGTDFAYFRTPCGESFFDLQQRVLEFIIPLCHTKGSAILVTHAGVIRTLLCAAKQTPLQELFIYKVTTGSITTIPKATFAEKGLYLA, via the coding sequence ATGCTCTATCTTGTCAGGCACGGAGAAACAGTGCTCCCTAAAGGCATTTGCATAGGACAAACCGATACGCCGCTTGCCAAGCAAGGAATAAAAAACATCACGGAGAAGACTCTCCCCAACCTCGCAGCATTGCAGCTGGAAAGCCCACGCCTCATATCCAGCCCGTTATCACGAACCATGCAGACGGCTCAGATTCTCAGCAACGGACTCAATATTCCTGTTGAACAGGAAGCAGCATTAAAAGAAATCAATATGGGGAAATGGGACGGGCTAGCTTTTTCATATATCAAAAAACACTACGCGGCAGAATATGAGCAGCGGGGAACTGATTTTGCCTATTTTCGCACACCGTGTGGCGAGTCATTTTTTGATCTACAGCAACGAGTGCTCGAATTCATTATTCCATTGTGCCACACAAAAGGTTCCGCCATTCTCGTAACACATGCGGGTGTAATCAGAACCTTGCTGTGCGCGGCAAAACAAACGCCACTCCAAGAATTATTTATCTACAAAGTCACAACAGGTTCAATTACGACGATTCCCAAAGCCACCTTTGCAGAAAAAGGACTTTATCTGGCATAA
- a CDS encoding patatin family protein: MQFTETAGLVLEGGGLRGIFSSGVLRHFSDLNIPFASVYGVSMGACNGANYVSKQPERNRITSTRFVNDSRYLSFIRLLKGGDLFGMDFIFRDIPLDLVPIDYATFRDNPVKFWIGVTDCITGKSVMFEKNTLNSRDDLLTVMRASASLPLIAEPVEFNGTIYMDGGIANSVPVRDCLAAGERPVVVLTQPYGYRKSASKSAVLSKWRYPDFIGLHDALARRHQEYNDLMATLEAMEKRGEIFVIRPESTLGIGRVCRNQRKLYALYDSGYTLAVSRADALKEFLTA; encoded by the coding sequence GTGCAATTTACAGAAACCGCAGGGCTGGTTCTCGAAGGAGGCGGGCTGCGCGGTATTTTTTCGTCTGGTGTGCTACGGCATTTTAGTGATCTGAATATACCTTTTGCATCTGTATACGGTGTTTCTATGGGAGCCTGTAACGGGGCTAACTATGTATCGAAGCAACCGGAGCGAAACAGAATTACAAGCACTCGATTTGTCAACGACAGTCGATATCTGAGTTTTATTCGTTTGCTAAAAGGTGGTGACTTGTTCGGAATGGACTTTATTTTCCGTGACATTCCGCTTGATCTTGTCCCCATAGATTATGCAACGTTTCGGGATAATCCGGTAAAATTTTGGATAGGAGTTACTGACTGCATTACTGGCAAAAGTGTTATGTTTGAAAAAAATACGCTGAACAGCAGAGATGATCTGCTCACCGTAATGCGTGCTTCTGCAAGTTTGCCGCTTATTGCTGAGCCAGTTGAATTCAATGGTACAATCTACATGGATGGCGGTATTGCTAACTCAGTTCCTGTGAGAGACTGCCTTGCTGCCGGTGAAAGACCTGTAGTCGTTCTGACGCAACCTTATGGATATCGCAAAAGCGCCAGCAAATCCGCTGTACTGAGTAAATGGCGGTATCCTGATTTCATCGGTTTACATGACGCGCTTGCTCGTCGCCATCAAGAATATAATGATTTGATGGCAACTCTTGAAGCTATGGAAAAACGAGGCGAGATTTTTGTAATCCGTCCTGAAAGTACGCTTGGAATTGGACGTGTTTGTCGAAACCAACGCAAACTTTATGCACTGTATGACAGCGGCTATACACTGGCTGTGAGTCGTGCAGATGCGCTTAAAGAGTTTCTTACAGCGTAA
- the panF gene encoding sodium/pantothenate symporter — MSNALVTIIPVVLYLALSFVVAIWARNKAASKSSQGFMEDYFIGGRSMGGFVLAMTIIASYTSASSFVGGPGVAYRYGLSWVFLAMIQVPTTFLTLGVLGKRFAIIARKTNSLTITDFLRARYKSDAVVILCSVSLLIFFMAAMLAQFIGGARLFQAVTGYPYIVGLVLFGITVVMYTAVGGFRAVVITDAIQGIIMVIAVVVILLAIINAGGGMQQCVTTLKTIDPGLITPTGPKNAVPQPFTLSLWILVGLGILGLPQTTQRCMGYRNSRAMHDAMVVGTLIIGFIILCAHLSGALGRAILPELPAGDLAMPSLIMELLSPFWAGVFIAGPLAAIMSTVDSMLLLVSAAIIKDLYVHYKLKGDASQMPSISIQRMSLMSTAVIGFMVFLAAIQPPDLLVWINLFAFGGLEAVFLWPIIMGLYWKRANATGAVASILFGVATFITISIMKPAMGGIHAIVPTTLVSLLAFVAGSYVGRAPNEHVIALFWGEQR, encoded by the coding sequence ATGAGTAATGCACTCGTTACTATAATCCCTGTAGTGCTTTACTTGGCGCTTTCGTTTGTAGTGGCGATATGGGCACGCAATAAGGCTGCTTCTAAATCCTCTCAGGGGTTTATGGAAGATTATTTCATTGGTGGTCGCTCAATGGGGGGCTTTGTCCTCGCTATGACTATTATCGCAAGTTACACCAGCGCGAGCAGCTTTGTTGGCGGTCCCGGTGTTGCGTACCGTTACGGGTTGAGCTGGGTATTTCTCGCAATGATTCAAGTACCGACTACATTTCTGACTCTAGGTGTGCTCGGTAAACGATTTGCGATTATTGCACGTAAGACAAACTCGCTGACGATTACAGACTTTCTGCGAGCACGATACAAAAGCGATGCTGTTGTTATTCTGTGTTCCGTATCGCTGCTGATATTTTTCATGGCAGCCATGCTTGCCCAGTTTATTGGTGGCGCACGGCTTTTTCAGGCAGTAACCGGCTATCCGTATATTGTGGGGCTGGTGCTGTTTGGTATTACCGTTGTTATGTACACCGCTGTCGGTGGATTTCGTGCTGTTGTTATCACTGATGCTATTCAGGGTATCATTATGGTGATAGCAGTTGTTGTTATCCTGCTTGCAATCATTAATGCTGGCGGCGGAATGCAACAATGTGTAACCACACTGAAAACGATAGATCCCGGTCTTATCACCCCTACAGGCCCTAAGAATGCTGTACCGCAGCCGTTTACTCTATCTTTGTGGATTCTGGTAGGCTTAGGGATTTTAGGATTGCCACAGACTACGCAACGTTGCATGGGATACAGAAACTCCCGCGCAATGCATGACGCTATGGTTGTGGGTACGCTTATCATCGGTTTTATTATCTTATGTGCACACCTTTCCGGCGCACTTGGACGGGCTATTCTTCCCGAACTTCCTGCTGGTGACCTTGCAATGCCGTCGTTGATTATGGAATTACTGTCTCCATTCTGGGCAGGTGTTTTTATTGCAGGTCCTCTTGCTGCCATCATGTCTACAGTGGACTCCATGCTGCTGCTTGTTTCAGCAGCGATCATTAAAGATTTGTATGTGCATTATAAGCTGAAGGGCGATGCATCGCAGATGCCGTCAATCAGCATTCAGCGTATGAGCCTTATGTCTACAGCTGTAATTGGCTTTATGGTTTTTCTTGCAGCTATTCAGCCACCTGATTTGCTGGTGTGGATTAACCTGTTTGCGTTTGGTGGGTTGGAAGCCGTCTTCCTGTGGCCGATTATTATGGGGCTGTACTGGAAACGAGCCAATGCAACTGGCGCTGTCGCTTCAATTCTTTTCGGCGTAGCTACATTCATCACAATCAGTATTATGAAACCGGCTATGGGTGGTATCCACGCAATTGTGCCGACCACTCTGGTTTCCTTGCTGGCTTTTGTAGCTGGTTCATATGTTGGTCGAGCTCCAAACGAGCATGTCATCGCGCTTTTTTGGGGTGAGCAAAGATAG
- a CDS encoding YhdT family protein: MKKQTQDWRFAQANKEALFSLGAYALYFIWWFVFGYGMGEGDPEQYSYVFGMPEWFFYSCVVGYPVITVFLWGVVRFFFKEMPLDDEESDTEQDEQPAVKVQKGNII, encoded by the coding sequence ATGAAGAAGCAGACACAGGATTGGCGCTTTGCTCAGGCAAACAAAGAAGCGTTGTTCTCTTTGGGTGCCTATGCTCTCTATTTTATATGGTGGTTCGTTTTCGGATACGGAATGGGTGAGGGCGACCCTGAGCAGTATTCGTATGTCTTTGGAATGCCGGAGTGGTTTTTTTACAGCTGTGTTGTTGGCTACCCAGTTATTACAGTGTTCTTATGGGGAGTTGTTCGATTCTTCTTTAAAGAGATGCCGCTGGATGATGAAGAATCTGATACAGAACAAGATGAGCAGCCTGCTGTAAAAGTTCAGAAAGGAAATATTATATGA